The Granulicella sp. 5B5 nucleotide sequence AGCGCGATGAGGCTGCGGCAGAAAGACTGTTTCAGCGGGCACGTGCCCAGCAGCTCGATATTCTTGCCATCCATGCGGACCTTGCGCGGCCAACGCCGGCGGTCGGCTGGGAGAACTCCGAGTCGAGCTCGCTGTTGGCACGGCTGGAGGGCCAGTTTGATCTTGTGCTGATGCTGGCGGTTGTCCACCACCTCCTGTTGATGGAGCAGATTCCGCTTGATGCCATCATGGAGCTGCTGGGGCGGCTGACGAGACGGTATCTGTTGCTGGAGTGGGTACCGGCAAGCGATCCGATGTTCCAGAGTCTGATGCGTGGCCGGGACGAACTCTATGGCTCTCTCTGTGAAGACGATCTCGTACGCGCCTGCCAGGGACGGTTCACGCTGCTGCAGCGGCAGTCGCTGCCGAACGGACGAGTGTTGCTGCTGCTTGAGAAGCAGCAGCCCGGGACATCTGCAGCATGAGAGCGCCAGTCATCGAGCTGCGGCATGCGGGGCAACGCCGCAGGGAGATGCTGAAGTGTCTTAGTCAGTGTCTTGGCCTGGCATCCATCCTGCTGGTGATGAACTATGGCGACCTGCTTGGCGGAGGCGCCGATGTGCGGATGCACGTGCCCTTCCCGCTGGTGGGCATCTGCCTGGCGCAGTTGGCCGACATCCTGCTGCTTGCGCTGGTGCTGTTCGCCGTTCTGGTGCCGCTTTCGCGCACGCGGGTGTATCCGGTGGCGCGGTTGCTGCTGGTGGTTCTGGTTCCTCCATACATCCTGTTCCGGCTGCGGGAACTGATTCCGTATGCGTCAGAGGACGGGTTGATCACGCTGGTGTTCATCGTCTGGGGAGCGTTGGTGTTGCTGGTGTATCTGCGCTTCCGCGGGCTGTATCGGAGGTTGCTGAACCTTGGCGATGCTGCGGGCGTGTTTCTGTTTGTGTTTGCCGCGTGCAGCATCGTGCAGATGCTGTATGTGATGCGGTGGAGGCCGGGGCCTCACCAGCGGCAGGCTGCGTGGCAGAACGCCGCACCACGCCAGCATCCGCTGCTGGTGTGGATACTGCTCGATGAACTGAGCTACGACCAGACGTTCGGGCACCGCGCGCACGATCTCGAGTTGCCGAACTTCGACGCGCTGCGCCGGCAGTCGATGCTATACACCGCAGCGCAGCCGATCGGCGCGCAGACCGTCAAGGTGATTCCGTCGCTGTTCACCGGCCATGTGATTGACGACTACCGGTTCAGCTTTAACAACGCGTTCAAGGTGCACTACACCGGGGTGCCTGGGTGGCACCCGCTGGGCGGCAGTGGGACGGTGTTTGCCGATGCGCAGCGGCTGGGCTGGCGCACCGCGGTGGTGGGCTGGTACAACCCGTACTGCACGATCTACGGCGCGACCATCGACCAGTGCTACGCGATGAACCTGGACCGGCTGGACGGCGACATGGCGCAGCGCGACGGCTTCTGGCGGAACACGTACTCGCCGTTGGCGAGCATGGTGCGCGAGGTAAAGTCCGCGCAGCGCGACGATCGCGACAGCTGTACTTACGACGTGCGGCAGCGGCTGAATACCTTCCGCGACCTACAGTCGCACAGCCTGCAGCTGCTGAAGAACGACCAGGCGGACTTTGTGTTTCTGCACCTGCCAGTGCCCCACAGCCCGAACATCTGGAGCCGGAACATGGACAACTACGTGAGTTTCTGCGACAGCTCGTACCTGGACAACCTGGCGCTGGCGGACCGGACGCTGGGCCAGATCCTGACGCAGCTGGAGAGCTCGCCGCGGTGGAAGGACACCACCGTGATCGTGCAGGGCGATCATAGCTGGCGGACGTATATCTGGAACCGGCTGCCAGCATGGACCGCGGAGGACGATGAGGTATCGCGGAGCGGGTTCGATCCGCGGCCTGCAGTGCTGATTCACCGGGCGGGCGAGACGACGGCGGCTACCGACGATTCCAGGTGGTCGATCGTGCATGTGCACGATGTGATCGAACAGGTGCTGCAACAGGGCCGCTGACCCTCCCCCAGTTTTGGGGCTATGATCCGCATGAATAAGGGGTTAGGCTCGTAACCATTTTGGTGGTTACTTGCTGGCGAAGGCGAGTTTTGAAAGAGCGCTGAGACAGCAAAACCCGGCACCGGGCCGGGTTCTTCCTGCACTTCTATTGTAATTGGCGTGTCAAGTATTAGTACTGGTATTAGTACTGGCCGTAGTGGCCTTTGACGGAGTCGAGGAGCTTCTGGCTGTCGTAGCCTACGCCGTCTTTGAAGACGATCTCGGTGTTTTCGATGTCGTTGATGTTTTTGCCGGGGTTGCCTTTGACGATGACGAGGTCGGCGTCCTTGCCGGGGGCGATGGTGCCGATCTGCTTGTCGCGGCCCATGTAGATGGCACCGTTTTCGGTGGCGATGTGGAGGGCCTCGATGGGGGTGAAGCCGGCTTCAACCAGAAGCTCGACCTCGCGCTGGTCGCCGTAGCCGGGCAGGGTGCCGCCGTCGCCGGTGGGGTCGGGGCCGGCCAGCAATAGACCTCCTGCGGCGACGAAGGCGCGCTCCATCGCCATGCCGTTGTGGAACATGGCTGCGCGCTCGGCTGCGGCCTTGGGGTTGGCGGCGACGCGCATGAGTTCGAGGTTGCGGGTGGTGAGGTAGGCCTCTCGGGTGGGGGCGGACATGGCGGCGAGGACGCGCGGCTGCACGTGGAGGTGTGCGGGGTCGTAGGACTGGAAGACGGGGAGCGTGGAGGTGACGGCGACATGATGGTCGACCAGAAGCTTGATGAGTGCTTTGGCTTCGGGGGTGTCGGGGGTCATTTTGGCGAGGGTAGGGTTGCCGCTGGAGCGCGGGCAAACGTCGGGTTCTTTGCCTGGGTCGAGCTGGGTGTTGACGAAGAAGCCGTGCTCTAGGTCGTCGATGCCTAGCTCGACGGCTTCGGGGTACGTGATGGAGCAGAGGTGGCCGGTGATCTTGAGACCGTGTTTGTGGGCCTCGTCGATGGCGGCCTTGAGCTCGGCGCGGGTGATGTTCATGTAGGCTTTGAAGCTGGTGACGCCTTCTCCGGCCCAGTAGTCGACGGTGGCGCGGGCGTCGTCGGCGTCTTTGAGCTGGTGCATCTCGAGGGCGAAGGCGCCTTTGCCTTCGAGGTAGGGGCCGGTGACGTCGAGGTGCGGGCCGATGAGGGCGCCGGAGTCGATCATGGTGCGGAGGTTGAGATCGAAGTAGGGCTCAACGGAGCCGGTAGTGCGAAGGGTGGTGACGCCGGAGCCGAGGTAGAGGCGCGGGGAGGAGAAGCCGAGCTCGGGGACGATGACGGGAGGCTCGGAGGCGCCGGTGATGTCGAGGTCGGGGCGCGTGAGGTAGTACATGTGGTCGTGCATGCCGACGAGGCCGGGGAAGACGGTGCGGCCGGTGAGGTCGATGTGGACGGTGGAGGGTGAGTCGGCAGGCGGGGTGGTGGAGATGGCGGCGATCTTGCTGTTGCTGAGGGTGAGGTAGGCGTTCTCGATGGGGGCTGCGCCGGTGCCGTCGATGATGCGGACGTGCTCAAGGACGATGGTGGGCGCGGCGGGGACTTTGACGTAGCGCTGGACGTCAGGTGAGAGCGTGGGCTGCTGGGCTTGCGTTGCGAAGGCTGCGAGGAGGAGCAGAGATGCTAGAGAGCGCATGGACGACCTCGGGTGGGGTGTGAGGGTGATGATACGCGAGTGGGTGGGCAGAGGTCCCTCCGGGGCTAAAGCCCCATCACTTTTGGGGTATTCAACGGACGGGCTGAAGCCCGTCCCCTTCAAAGCGGCGCTATGAGACCCGAGGCTGAAGCCTCGGGGTACCTGAGTTGTGGTGGGGCAGCGTGGTGGCGAGGGTGGCGGGGTTGCATCTACTCTGTGCAGGGAGGATTTTGCGGATGACGAATGGGGCGAAGATTGGGATTGGGGTGACGTTTGTGTTTCTGGCTGCGGCGGCGGTGCGGGTGGGATTGATCTACAGGGCGAACCATGCGGATGACAACGTGACGACGGCGCGGGGGAATGACTCGCCGACAAATATGAAGGTGGATCCGGATGACAATGTGTTTCTGAAGAAGGAGCATCCGGACTCGATTGCCGATGAGAAGGCGCTGGTTGGGACGACAGTGTGGGTAAGTGCGGGTGGGCAGGTTTACTACTACAAGGACAGCGGGAAGCATGTGGACTACGCGCACCCGGTGGGGCTGCTGCTGCAGAACCAGCCGATGCTCATCAAAGAAGTGTTTGAGCAGAGCGCGCCGAAGAGCGGCAATGCGGTGTTTCGGATTGCGGCGGGAAAGCGGCAGGTGTTGCTGGGGTTCACGATGCCGGGGTCGGCTGACCCGAAGGCGGTGTATGCGACGCCGGTGGGGAACTTTGATGGTGGGTACAACCTGTATAACGACGACATCTTCTTCTACGACGATCCGCACAAGCTGTTTGATTATTGGGGGCCGAAGGTGTGGGCGGCGATCGACAAGCATGAGCCGCAGGTGGGGATGAGCGAGCGGCAGGTGATGATGTGCGTGGGCCAGGTGCAGACTCCGCATGGCGGAACGTATGGCAACCGCACGATCACCTATGACAACAGCGGACACCCTTTGACGATTGATTTTGAGAATAATAAGGCGATCAAGATTACTCCAGGGGAGTAAGACTAGTGACAAGTGGGGAGTGAAAAGTGATAAGTGTTGGGTGCGAGGTTTGCCTGACATGAATCGTAGAGAGCTGGTGAAGGCGGGTGTGATGGTTGGGGCGGCGGGGTTGGTGGGGCCTCGGGTGCTGGCTGAAGGCGATGCGCCGATGGCGACGACCAAGCATGGGTTGGTGCGGGGGTACTGGAGCCGCATTGCGGGTGCTCCTGGGACGTATGCGGGGAAGGTGGCGGCGTTCAAGGGGATTCCGTATGGGATGGATACGCGGCTGACTCGGTTTGCGGCGCCGAAGGAGCCGGTGCGCTGGACGGAGCCGAAGAGTTGTGTGGAGTGGGCGGCGCGGGCTCCGCAGACTGTGGGGGCGCGGCCGGAGTATGAGAGCGCGAAGGCTCGTGAGGCGGCGGAGGCGAGGCCTGGGTATCATCTGCCTGCCGATGAGGGGCCGCAGAGTGAGGACTGTCTGCATGTGAATGTTTGGACGCCGGGACTGAGGGGCCACAAGAAGCGGCCGGTGATGTTTTATATCCACGGTGGCGCATTTGCGAATGGGACGGCGAATGCGGCGCTGTATGACGGGACTCGGCTGGCGCGACGCGGCGATGTGGTGGTGGTGACGGTGAACCATCGGCTGAACTCGTTTGGGTATGGATACTTTGCGGAGCTGCTGCCGGGGATGGGGTTTGAGGACTCGGGCAATGCGGGGCAGTTGGACCTGGTGCTGGCGCTGCGGTGGGTTCGCGAGAACATTGCGGAGTTTGGCGGCGATGCCGAGCGGGTGATGATCTTTGGGCAGAGCGGTGGCGGCGCTAAGTGCGCGACACTGATGGCGCAGCCGCCGGCGAAGGGGCTGTTTCATCGCGTGCTGTCGATGAGCGGGCAGCAGGTGGTGGGGGTGCAGCCGGGACATGCGACGGCGCGGGCTCAGGTGCTGTTGAAGAAGCTGGGACTGGATGCGGCGAAGCCGGAGGTGGCCGCGAAGGGGTTGCGATCGGCGACGATGGAGGCGATCCAGCAGGCGACGCATGGGGCCGGGTACTTTGGGCCGGTGAAGGATGGGCGGTCTCTGCCGGTCGATCCGTTTGAGCCGACGGACCCGCAGCAGAGCGTGGATGTGCCGATGGTGCTGGGGAATACGCATGATGAGACTCGCGTGCTGATTGGTGGCGGGAATCCTGCGCTGTTTGACCTGACGTGGGAGACGCTGCCGGCGGCGCTGGAGAAGGGGGCGCCGTTTTTGAAGAGCCCGACTGTTTCGTTGCCCGTGGATCAGGTGATTGCGAAGTATCGCGAGTGGAATCCGGGGTACTCGGCGAGCGATGTGTTCTTTGCGGTGACGACGGATTCGCGGTCGTGGCGCGGTGAGGTGATTGAGGCGGACCAGCGGGCGCGTGATGTGAAGGCGCAGCCGCGGACGTGGGTGTATCAGCTGAACTGGAAGAGTGGCGTGGATGGCGGGAAGTGGGGCGCGCCGCATACGCTGGATATTCCGTTGGCGTTTGATAACTGTGGGGCGTCGCCGGGGATGGTGGGCAACTCGCCTGCGGACCAGGCGCGCGCGCAGAAGATGGCCGACATTGTGAGCCCGATGTATATTGCGTTTGCACGGACGGGGAATCCGAATGTGAAGGAGCTGCCGGAGTGGCCGGCGTTCTCGCTGGAGAAGCGCGCGACGATGATTCTGGACCTGCCGCCGCGGGTGGAGGATGATCCGCGTGGGCGAGAGCGGCGGTACCTGGGGCAGGTGCCTTATGTGCAACCAGGGAGCTAAGAGCGGAGGATAGAGAGAGGGTACTCCGGCGCAGGCGAGTGGACACTGCTACGCTAATAGCAAAATTGCTGCGAGGAGTTTTGCGATGCTGGATGTTCATGCGCCCGAGCACGGTATCCACAATGTGCGCGAGTTTTTTCTGCACCTGTTCACGATTACCTGCGGTCTGCTGATTGCGCTGGGGCTGGAGGCGGGGGTGGAGGCGGCGCATCATAGGCATCAGCGCGAGGAGGCGGAGGCGACGATTCGGCAGGAGCTGGAGGCTAACCGCGCGGAGCTTGTGGCAGCACAAACCACGTGGACGGAGGAGATCAAATCTCTGGCTGCTGCCATCCAGTACATGGAAGCCCAATCGACTGGCAGGGATGTTCCTCGCCAAGCTATCCAGCTTGGTTTTTCCGAAGACGTTCCGAAGGATGCGGCCTGGCGCACAGCGTCTTCGACGGGGGTGCTGATGTACATGGACTACGCGACTGCGGAGGACTATTCCGCGTGCTACAAGGAGCAGGACGAGTACGCGCAGATGGAACGGCAGACGGCGAACGATTATCTGCAGGTAGACGCGCTGGTGGAGACAAAGGCCCCGGAGGACGTGACAAAAGAGGACTTTGCCGAGGGTTTGCCGCTGGCGCGGAAGACCCTTGCGGACATGATGGGGCTGAAAGCCATAAGGGAAGGAACCACGCAGGCTTACGACGACGCGCTGGGGAAGAAGTAGCGGGGATCAGCCGGTGTTGCGGAGGCCGGCGCTGATGCCGTTGATGGTGGCGGTGATGGCGCGGTCGAGCTCTTCGCTGGCTTCGCCTGCGCGCTTGCGGCGGAGAAGTTCGAGCTGGAGCAGGCTCATAGGATCGACGTAGGGGTTGCGCAGGCGGACGGAGTTGGACAGGACGAGATTCTTTTCAAGCAGCCTGGTCTGGCCGGTGATGGCGAGGACCATGCGGCGGGTGCGGTTGAACTCGGTTTCGAGGGTGGTGAAGACACGGTTGCGCAGGGCTTCGTCTTCGACGAGAGAGGCGTAGAGTTTTGCGATGCCGAAGTCGGCTTTGGCGAGGGCCATCTCGACGTTGCGGATCATGTCGAGGAAGAGCGGGAAGCTCTGCGTCATCTGCTGCAGGAGTGTGAGGCCGTCGGTGTGGCTGGCGATGTACTGCTCGAGCGCGTGGCCGACGCCGAAGTAGGCGGGGACGACGTGGCGCGACTGCATCCAGCCGAAGACCCAGGGGATGGCGCGGAGGTCGGCCATGCTGCGCTGCTTTTGTGCGGAGGCATCGGCGCGTTTGGCAGGACGTGAACCGATGCGGGCGTGCTCGAGCTCGGCGACGGGGGTGGCCTGCTCGAAGTAGATGAAGACCTCGGGGTCTTCGACGATGTGTTTGCAGTAGAAGGCGAAAGAGGTGGCGGAGAGCTCGTCGAGGGCGGACTCCCACGCGGGGAGGATGGCGCCAGTTAAATGTGTGTTGAGAGTGGTGGCGGCCCGAACCGCAGGTCTCTCCGCTCCGTCCGCCAAAGGCGCGGACTCCGGTCGAGATGACACATCTTTGCTGGATTGCGCCATGTCGGGGCGGGCGATGGCGTCGAGTGAGGCGGCGATCATGAGCTCGAGGTTGCGCTCGGCGAGGATGACGTCAGAGTACTTCCAGTTGAGGACTTCACCCTGCTCGGTGATGCGTAGCTCGCCGGAGAAGCTGTCGAGGGGTTGGGCATAGATGGAGCGGTGCGTGGGGCCGCCGCCGCGGCCGACGGTGCCGCCGCGGCCGTGGAAGAGGCGCAAGGTGACGCCGCACTCGCGGGCGACGGTGTGGAGCGCGCGGTGGGCCTTCCAGATCTCCCAGGTGGAGGCGATCATGCCGCCGTCTTTGTTGGAGTCGGAGTAGCCGAGCATCATCTCCTGATGGCCTTGCCAGGCGGCAAGGAGTGGCTTGTAGGTGTCGCTGAGCCACAGTTCACGACAGACCCGGGGTGCGTTCTGCAGGTCTTCGATGGACTCGAAGAGGAGGACGGGCTGCAGGCCGGGGTCGTGTTCTCCGTTAGAGGCTTCGCCGCCGATGACGCTGACGCCGGCGTGTGTAGCAAGGGCGAGGACGTTGAAGGCGTCCTGCGCGCAAGTGGCGCCGGAGACGACATATTGTGTGATGGCGGCGGGGGCGTGTTGCTTGAGCTCGGCGATGGCGCGGAAGGTGGAGAGGACTTCTTCGGTCTGCTCGGATGTTTTGTTCGCGGCGAGTTCTTCGATGGCGATGGTGTGGACGCGTGCGTGCTGGCGGATGTCGAGGGTTTGGAGGTAGAGGCCGAAGGTGCGGACGCTGAGGACGAGGGGGTCGATGAAGAGCTCGGCGAGGCGTGCGCCTTCGTTTTCGGCGAGGGAGTCGCGGAGGAGGGTGAGGTCTTCGAGGAGCTCGGCTGCGTTGCGGTAGAGCGGCAGCGAGGCTGTGGTGGAGAGCATCAGGTTGCGCAGCATGACGCTGGGCGGCGTGCCGCCGAGGCGCAAGGTGATGCAGGCGAGTTGCAGACGGACTGCCTCGGTGGGGAGGCGGTCGGAGCTTTGGATGAAGGTGAGGTAGTGGTCGAGGCGCTGTTGCAGCGCGGCGGAGATGGGCGCCTGGCGGGTGGAGCTGGCGAGCTGCTCGAAGAGGTTGGAGAGGACGGAGAGGTAGTAGTCGAGGAGGAGGTCGCGCGACATGGCGAGCGACTCGGCCGTGGTGGCTGCGGTGACGAAGGGGTTGCCGTCGCGGTCGCCGCCGATCCAGCTGCCGAAGCGGACCATGATGGGGAGTTGGGGGAGGGTGGTGGCGGTTGTGGCGACCTCAGATGCAGGTCTCTCCGCTACGCTGCGCTCCGGTCGAGATGACACTTCTTGAGTGGGGCGCTTCTGTTCCGCTCGCACATCATGGGCGGGGCGTCTCTGTTCCGCCGACACATCCTGGGTTGGGTAGTCGGCGGGCGGGAATTCGGCGTCGAGGGCGTGGGCAATCTCGGTGTAGAGGGCGGGGAGCGTGGCGAAGATGCTGGCCTCGTAGTAGTCGAGGGCCATGCGGATCTCGTCGCGGACGGTGGGGCGGGCGGAGCGGACGTCGTCGGTTTGCCAGAGGGCGGTGATTTCGGCGAGGATGCTGTCCTGGATGGTGTCGAGCTCGGCGGCGGGGAGCGGGATGTTGTCGAGGGTTTCGAGGAGGTCGGAGATGCGGCGGCGTTTGAACATGACGCTGCGGCGGGCGACCTCAGTGGGATGCGCGGTGAAGACCGGGATGATGCAGATGCGCGCGAGGAGAGCGAGTGCCTCCTGGCGGGAACGGCCGGATTCGCGGAGGCGGCGCAGGGTGCCGCGGAGGCTGCCGCGCTGCGGCGGGGTGTTGGCGTCGAGCAGGGAGGCGCGGCGGCGGCGCTTGCGGTGGTTGGTTTCGGCGAGGTTGATGAGCTCGAAGTAGAAGGCGAAGGCGCGGGCGAGGCGGTAGGCGGTGGTGGGGTCGGCCGCGGCGCGGTGGGTGAGCGACTCGGCGGCTTCGAGGTGCTTGAGCGCGGCGGGGAGGTCGGAGCGGCCGTCGGACTCGCGTCGAGCGATGGCGGTGCGGCGGAGGGATTCGACGGTTTGGAAGAGGGCGTCGCCGGCCTGCTCGCGGAGGACCTGGCCGAGAAGAGTGGCGAGGGAGCGGATGTCGCGGCGGAGGGGGCGGTCTTTGAGGTCGGGGGCGCTATGGGGCGCGCTGCTGGCGCCGCCGGAGCGGGCTTCGAGTTCGGCGAGGCGCTCGGTCCAGCTGACCGGTGTCCAGAGAGAAGGCATACTGGACTCATTCTATGGGACTCGTGCCGCGTGAGGTTATTGCGGCCGGTTTGCGGAGTAGACGCTGAGCATCGCGTGGGCGGCGGTGAGGAGCGGGGCGGGGACGTTGTGGGTGTGGCTGCGGGCGATGAGGTTGCCGAGGATATGGTCGGCTTCGACGGGGGCGCCGCGCATCATGTCTCGGTACATGCTGGCGGTGAGGGTGGAGCCGGGCTGCAGCAGGCGCGCGGTGGTGTGCTCGAGGAAGGGCGCGGATGTGGGGTAGCCGTTGGCGGCGGCGATGGCGGCGGTTTCGTTGAGGATGCCTTGCGCGGTGGCGAGGCCGCCGGGAGCGCTGGCTATTTGGCCGATGGAGCCGCGCAGGAGGCAGGTGGTGGCTCCGAGAGCGGCTAGGAAGACCCACTTGGACCACATGAAGGCGAGGATGTCGGGCTGGAGTTTGGCTTCGAAGCCGGCGTTGGAGAGTTCGGTTTGGATGGCTTCGATGCGTGGCGTGACGGATTTGTCGCGTTCGCCGAAGTTGAGGTCGTGGAGGGCTTCCATGGAGTGGATGGTGCCGTTGGTGTCGACGTCGGCGACGATGCGGGTGCTGCCGCCGAGGACACGCGCGGGGCTGAAGCGGGCGTCGAGCGCGTCGAGGTGAGCCATGCCGTTGAGCAGCGGCAGGATGACGGTGTTGGGGCCGATAGCGGGGGCGAAGTCGTTCATCGCGCTGTCGAGGGAGTAAGCCTTGGTGCTGAGGAGGATGAGGTCGAAGGGCGTGGGATGCGCGGCGAGGTCGGCGGCGAGGAGGAGTTTGGGTTGGTCGATGTCGACGTTGCCTTGGGGACTGATGACGTGGAGGCCGTTGGTGCGGAGCTGATCGGCGCGGTGTTTGCGGACGAGGAAGGTGATGTCGCGGCCTGCGGCGGCGAGGCGCGCGCCGAAGTAACCACCGACGGCTCCGGCTCCGATGACGAGAGTTCTCATAGGTAGAGAGTAAAGGAGTAGAGAAAAGTGCGTTAGGTGGTGGCGGAGAGTTGTTCTTCGAGTTGGGTGGCGAGTTGCTCCCACTCGGCGGTGCGGGCGGCGTGTTGGTCGCGTAGCTGGTCGAGCTCGGCGGCGAGGGAGACGGCGGCTTCGGCGGTGGTGTAGCTGGATTGCTGCTGCTCGGCGGTCTGGATGCGGGCTTCGAGGTTGGGGAGCTCTTCTTCGATGGCGGCTACGCGGTCTTCGAGCTGCTTGAGCTTGATGGGGTTAAGGCGCTTGATCGGGGGTTTGGGTTCGGTGGTGGTCCCAGACGCAGATCTCTCCGCGCCGTCTCCGCTGCGCTCCACCTCCGGTCGAGATGACACATCTGTGGTGGGGGTGGTGACAGACGTGTCGGTGGCCGTACCGACCTGCTTGCTGGGTTTGAACATGCCGGT carries:
- a CDS encoding sulfatase-like hydrolase/transferase, with amino-acid sequence MRAPVIELRHAGQRRREMLKCLSQCLGLASILLVMNYGDLLGGGADVRMHVPFPLVGICLAQLADILLLALVLFAVLVPLSRTRVYPVARLLLVVLVPPYILFRLRELIPYASEDGLITLVFIVWGALVLLVYLRFRGLYRRLLNLGDAAGVFLFVFAACSIVQMLYVMRWRPGPHQRQAAWQNAAPRQHPLLVWILLDELSYDQTFGHRAHDLELPNFDALRRQSMLYTAAQPIGAQTVKVIPSLFTGHVIDDYRFSFNNAFKVHYTGVPGWHPLGGSGTVFADAQRLGWRTAVVGWYNPYCTIYGATIDQCYAMNLDRLDGDMAQRDGFWRNTYSPLASMVREVKSAQRDDRDSCTYDVRQRLNTFRDLQSHSLQLLKNDQADFVFLHLPVPHSPNIWSRNMDNYVSFCDSSYLDNLALADRTLGQILTQLESSPRWKDTTVIVQGDHSWRTYIWNRLPAWTAEDDEVSRSGFDPRPAVLIHRAGETTAATDDSRWSIVHVHDVIEQVLQQGR
- a CDS encoding amidohydrolase family protein — encoded protein: MRSLASLLLLAAFATQAQQPTLSPDVQRYVKVPAAPTIVLEHVRIIDGTGAAPIENAYLTLSNSKIAAISTTPPADSPSTVHIDLTGRTVFPGLVGMHDHMYYLTRPDLDITGASEPPVIVPELGFSSPRLYLGSGVTTLRTTGSVEPYFDLNLRTMIDSGALIGPHLDVTGPYLEGKGAFALEMHQLKDADDARATVDYWAGEGVTSFKAYMNITRAELKAAIDEAHKHGLKITGHLCSITYPEAVELGIDDLEHGFFVNTQLDPGKEPDVCPRSSGNPTLAKMTPDTPEAKALIKLLVDHHVAVTSTLPVFQSYDPAHLHVQPRVLAAMSAPTREAYLTTRNLELMRVAANPKAAAERAAMFHNGMAMERAFVAAGGLLLAGPDPTGDGGTLPGYGDQREVELLVEAGFTPIEALHIATENGAIYMGRDKQIGTIAPGKDADLVIVKGNPGKNINDIENTEIVFKDGVGYDSQKLLDSVKGHYGQY
- a CDS encoding carboxylesterase family protein, with translation MNRRELVKAGVMVGAAGLVGPRVLAEGDAPMATTKHGLVRGYWSRIAGAPGTYAGKVAAFKGIPYGMDTRLTRFAAPKEPVRWTEPKSCVEWAARAPQTVGARPEYESAKAREAAEARPGYHLPADEGPQSEDCLHVNVWTPGLRGHKKRPVMFYIHGGAFANGTANAALYDGTRLARRGDVVVVTVNHRLNSFGYGYFAELLPGMGFEDSGNAGQLDLVLALRWVRENIAEFGGDAERVMIFGQSGGGAKCATLMAQPPAKGLFHRVLSMSGQQVVGVQPGHATARAQVLLKKLGLDAAKPEVAAKGLRSATMEAIQQATHGAGYFGPVKDGRSLPVDPFEPTDPQQSVDVPMVLGNTHDETRVLIGGGNPALFDLTWETLPAALEKGAPFLKSPTVSLPVDQVIAKYREWNPGYSASDVFFAVTTDSRSWRGEVIEADQRARDVKAQPRTWVYQLNWKSGVDGGKWGAPHTLDIPLAFDNCGASPGMVGNSPADQARAQKMADIVSPMYIAFARTGNPNVKELPEWPAFSLEKRATMILDLPPRVEDDPRGRERRYLGQVPYVQPGS
- a CDS encoding phosphoenolpyruvate carboxylase, which codes for MPSLWTPVSWTERLAELEARSGGASSAPHSAPDLKDRPLRRDIRSLATLLGQVLREQAGDALFQTVESLRRTAIARRESDGRSDLPAALKHLEAAESLTHRAAADPTTAYRLARAFAFYFELINLAETNHRKRRRRASLLDANTPPQRGSLRGTLRRLRESGRSRQEALALLARICIIPVFTAHPTEVARRSVMFKRRRISDLLETLDNIPLPAAELDTIQDSILAEITALWQTDDVRSARPTVRDEIRMALDYYEASIFATLPALYTEIAHALDAEFPPADYPTQDVSAEQRRPAHDVRAEQKRPTQEVSSRPERSVAERPASEVATTATTLPQLPIMVRFGSWIGGDRDGNPFVTAATTAESLAMSRDLLLDYYLSVLSNLFEQLASSTRQAPISAALQQRLDHYLTFIQSSDRLPTEAVRLQLACITLRLGGTPPSVMLRNLMLSTTASLPLYRNAAELLEDLTLLRDSLAENEGARLAELFIDPLVLSVRTFGLYLQTLDIRQHARVHTIAIEELAANKTSEQTEEVLSTFRAIAELKQHAPAAITQYVVSGATCAQDAFNVLALATHAGVSVIGGEASNGEHDPGLQPVLLFESIEDLQNAPRVCRELWLSDTYKPLLAAWQGHQEMMLGYSDSNKDGGMIASTWEIWKAHRALHTVARECGVTLRLFHGRGGTVGRGGGPTHRSIYAQPLDSFSGELRITEQGEVLNWKYSDVILAERNLELMIAASLDAIARPDMAQSSKDVSSRPESAPLADGAERPAVRAATTLNTHLTGAILPAWESALDELSATSFAFYCKHIVEDPEVFIYFEQATPVAELEHARIGSRPAKRADASAQKQRSMADLRAIPWVFGWMQSRHVVPAYFGVGHALEQYIASHTDGLTLLQQMTQSFPLFLDMIRNVEMALAKADFGIAKLYASLVEDEALRNRVFTTLETEFNRTRRMVLAITGQTRLLEKNLVLSNSVRLRNPYVDPMSLLQLELLRRKRAGEASEELDRAITATINGISAGLRNTG
- a CDS encoding ketopantoate reductase family protein, which produces MRTLVIGAGAVGGYFGARLAAAGRDITFLVRKHRADQLRTNGLHVISPQGNVDIDQPKLLLAADLAAHPTPFDLILLSTKAYSLDSAMNDFAPAIGPNTVILPLLNGMAHLDALDARFSPARVLGGSTRIVADVDTNGTIHSMEALHDLNFGERDKSVTPRIEAIQTELSNAGFEAKLQPDILAFMWSKWVFLAALGATTCLLRGSIGQIASAPGGLATAQGILNETAAIAAANGYPTSAPFLEHTTARLLQPGSTLTASMYRDMMRGAPVEADHILGNLIARSHTHNVPAPLLTAAHAMLSVYSANRPQ